A single Populus alba chromosome 7, ASM523922v2, whole genome shotgun sequence DNA region contains:
- the LOC118047911 gene encoding uncharacterized protein isoform X2 has translation MGVEVENSKWEPNPSLYGFIIMCCFFSIALFPRFFNKSVSPSALSDQSLSPSSHRYFLFLYSLASAMEGVWSVFGDFVFVYSGMSKEQILFSLCLGFGSSLLFASLLPFLFDSIGGHHKACLMFCILHFFVGTWKRMVPQSHPCVWLPTLSSSLATSIFSFAFEAWLVLENENQGHRQQALTHTFWLMTFFESASLIGSQVLANWLLASNVDTGIASSSTATIFIAIIGIFCVTKGWKQSPHSAPVKNRRQMSYTHIFSDKRILLLGFAHACLQFSIAIFWILWAPTLVADGREVHLGLIYPCLMGARMLGSTVFPWLLSGPSSLRIEDCLVYAFTVLGLALSIVAYDYQEIGVLVSLFCLFHAGVGLIIPSLARLRTIEAITRK, from the exons ATGGGAGTAGAAGTAGAGAATTCAAAATGGGAACCAAATCCATCACTCTACGGATTCATAATAATGTGTTGCTTCTTTTCAATCGCTCTCTTTCCTCGTTTTTTCAACAAATCTGTCTCTCCCTCTGCCCTCTCTGATCAgtccctctctccctcttccCACCGATACTTCCTCTTCCTTTACTCTCTCGCTTCAG CGATGGAAGGAGTTTGGTCGGTTTTCGgagattttgtgtttgtttatagTGGCATGAGTAAGGAGCAGATACTCTTCTCCCTTTGTCTTGGATTTggatcttctcttcttttcgcTTCTCTTCTACCTTTCCTCTTTGATTCAAT AGGCGGGCACCACAAGGCATGCTTGATGTTCTGCATACTACACTTCTTTGTCGGTACATGGAAGAGGATGGTGCCACAATCACACCCTTGTGTTTGGTTACCCACTCTCTCTTCGTCGCTTGCCActtccattttttcttttgctttcgaGGCGTGGCTCGTTCTTGAAAATGAAAACCAAGGGCATAGGCAACAAGCTCTCACTCACACTTTTTGGTTAATGACTTTCTTTGAGTCTGCATCATTGATTGGAAGCCAGGTGCTTGCAAATTGGTTGCTTGCTAGTAATGTGGATACAGGAATTGCATCTTCTTCCACTGCAACTATCTTCATTGCAATCATTGGCATTTTCTGTGTTACCAAAGGATGGAAGCAATCCCCACATTCTGCACCAGTAAAGAATCGCCGCCAGATGTCTTACACGCATATCTTTAGTG ATAAACGGATATTGTTACTGGGTTTTGCACATGCTTGCCTTCAGTTCTCGATTGCAATCTTCTGGATCCTGTGGGCCCCAACATTGGTG GCTGATGGACGAGAAGTGCATCTAGGATTGATATATCCATGCCTAATGGGTGCAAGAATGCTCGGAAGCACTGTGTTTCCGTGGTTATTGAGTGGTCCATCATCACTTCGGATTGAGGATTGCCTAGTATATGCATTCACTGTACTGGGGCTTGCCTTGTCTATTGTAGCTTATGATTATCAG GAAATTGGAGTTTTAGTGTCATTGTTTTGCCTATTCCATGCGGGTGTGGGCCTGATTATACCTTCACTTGCAAGATTGAGGACCAT AGAGGCTATTACCAGAAAATAG
- the LOC118047911 gene encoding uncharacterized protein isoform X1 — protein sequence MGVEVENSKWEPNPSLYGFIIMCCFFSIALFPRFFNKSVSPSALSDQSLSPSSHRYFLFLYSLASAMEGVWSVFGDFVFVYSGMSKEQILFSLCLGFGSSLLFASLLPFLFDSIGGHHKACLMFCILHFFVGTWKRMVPQSHPCVWLPTLSSSLATSIFSFAFEAWLVLENENQGHRQQALTHTFWLMTFFESASLIGSQVLANWLLASNVDTGIASSSTATIFIAIIGIFCVTKGWKQSPHSAPVKNRRQMSYTHIFSDKRILLLGFAHACLQFSIAIFWILWAPTLVADGREVHLGLIYPCLMGARMLGSTVFPWLLSGPSSLRIEDCLVYAFTVLGLALSIVAYDYQEIGVLVSLFCLFHAGVGLIIPSLARLRTIHVPNELRGGMISLSLAPANAAILFFLILRGYYQKIENSTIVALAALGLFMASGSMHLLKRWGKAFQNGHKS from the exons ATGGGAGTAGAAGTAGAGAATTCAAAATGGGAACCAAATCCATCACTCTACGGATTCATAATAATGTGTTGCTTCTTTTCAATCGCTCTCTTTCCTCGTTTTTTCAACAAATCTGTCTCTCCCTCTGCCCTCTCTGATCAgtccctctctccctcttccCACCGATACTTCCTCTTCCTTTACTCTCTCGCTTCAG CGATGGAAGGAGTTTGGTCGGTTTTCGgagattttgtgtttgtttatagTGGCATGAGTAAGGAGCAGATACTCTTCTCCCTTTGTCTTGGATTTggatcttctcttcttttcgcTTCTCTTCTACCTTTCCTCTTTGATTCAAT AGGCGGGCACCACAAGGCATGCTTGATGTTCTGCATACTACACTTCTTTGTCGGTACATGGAAGAGGATGGTGCCACAATCACACCCTTGTGTTTGGTTACCCACTCTCTCTTCGTCGCTTGCCActtccattttttcttttgctttcgaGGCGTGGCTCGTTCTTGAAAATGAAAACCAAGGGCATAGGCAACAAGCTCTCACTCACACTTTTTGGTTAATGACTTTCTTTGAGTCTGCATCATTGATTGGAAGCCAGGTGCTTGCAAATTGGTTGCTTGCTAGTAATGTGGATACAGGAATTGCATCTTCTTCCACTGCAACTATCTTCATTGCAATCATTGGCATTTTCTGTGTTACCAAAGGATGGAAGCAATCCCCACATTCTGCACCAGTAAAGAATCGCCGCCAGATGTCTTACACGCATATCTTTAGTG ATAAACGGATATTGTTACTGGGTTTTGCACATGCTTGCCTTCAGTTCTCGATTGCAATCTTCTGGATCCTGTGGGCCCCAACATTGGTG GCTGATGGACGAGAAGTGCATCTAGGATTGATATATCCATGCCTAATGGGTGCAAGAATGCTCGGAAGCACTGTGTTTCCGTGGTTATTGAGTGGTCCATCATCACTTCGGATTGAGGATTGCCTAGTATATGCATTCACTGTACTGGGGCTTGCCTTGTCTATTGTAGCTTATGATTATCAG GAAATTGGAGTTTTAGTGTCATTGTTTTGCCTATTCCATGCGGGTGTGGGCCTGATTATACCTTCACTTGCAAGATTGAGGACCAT TCATGTACCAAATGAATTGCGTGGAGGGATGATAAGCCTTTCTCTAGCACCCGCAAATGCAGCTATTCTGTTTTTTCTGATACTA AGAGGCTATTACCAGAAAATAGAGAATTCAACAATTGTGGCACTCGCTGCTCTTGGGCTTTTCATGGCATCTGGTTCCATGCATTTGTTGAAGCGTTGGGGAAAAGCTTTTCAAAACGGGCACAAGTCATAA